A region of Marinifilum sp. JC120 DNA encodes the following proteins:
- a CDS encoding response regulator has translation MAGKILVVDDEVHIRMLLEQTLEELEDDYGVEVLTAENGEEGLDCIREERPDLVFLDIMMPYMNGYEVCQAVREDSGLSAVNIILLTAKGQEADRKHGLELGAERYMTKPFDPDEILEVAKSILNIED, from the coding sequence ATGGCCGGAAAGATTCTAGTTGTGGATGATGAAGTCCACATCAGGATGCTTCTTGAACAGACTTTGGAAGAACTGGAAGATGATTACGGAGTTGAAGTACTGACAGCCGAGAACGGCGAAGAAGGACTTGACTGTATTCGCGAAGAACGCCCGGATCTGGTTTTTCTTGATATTATGATGCCATACATGAATGGCTATGAAGTATGTCAGGCAGTGCGAGAAGATTCGGGACTTTCTGCCGTGAATATTATACTACTGACCGCAAAGGGGCAGGAGGCTGACCGCAAACACGGTCTTGAACTGGGAGCGGAACGGTATATGACCAAGCCTTTCGACCCGGACGAAATTTTAGAGGTAGCAAAATCCATCCTGAACATTGAGGATTGA
- a CDS encoding ABC transporter substrate-binding protein: MYKALSTLAVLLLTSLLLCPPAAAEKPKTFLLGMSAAFTGPSKGLGIELYRGSKAYFDQINAQGGVNGRRIVIKFMDDGYNPEPAIRNTIKLVEKDKIDCLFNYVGTPTVTRVLPVIKHFNSNEPEYLFFPFTGAQPQREFPYEEYVFNLRASYRQETWGLVHNLYMIGRHRVAVLYQADAYGRSGWDGIRKALREKEMNIVAEATYRRGASFSDSMQEQVEIIKKGKPDAIISVGAYEACAAFIRDARDAGINTPICNLSFVGSENMLDLLDDLTRSTGKDYTADLINSQTVPSYEDTSLPAVREYREAMAKNPPPPEGFGKGYTPQQFSFTSFEGFLNAKVMVKILERVSLPQYQDNIYAATLSIRNLDIGIGTDVNFGRGKHQGLDEVYYTTASNGKFVPLKDWKRWSK; encoded by the coding sequence ATGTACAAAGCCTTATCCACGCTGGCAGTGCTCCTGCTCACCTCCCTGCTGTTATGCCCCCCAGCCGCTGCAGAGAAACCAAAAACCTTCCTGCTCGGAATGTCCGCAGCTTTCACCGGTCCCAGTAAAGGACTGGGGATAGAGCTTTACCGGGGATCAAAAGCTTATTTTGATCAAATCAACGCACAAGGCGGGGTTAACGGGCGCAGAATTGTCATTAAATTCATGGATGACGGCTACAACCCCGAACCAGCTATCCGCAATACAATCAAGCTGGTTGAAAAAGATAAAATTGACTGCCTTTTCAATTACGTAGGTACCCCTACTGTCACCCGCGTACTTCCGGTCATCAAACATTTCAACTCCAACGAACCTGAATATCTTTTTTTCCCTTTTACCGGAGCTCAACCGCAAAGGGAATTTCCTTACGAAGAATATGTCTTTAACCTGCGGGCTTCCTACAGGCAGGAAACATGGGGACTGGTCCATAATCTTTATATGATCGGACGTCACCGTGTGGCCGTACTCTATCAGGCAGATGCATACGGCAGGAGTGGATGGGACGGAATTAGAAAAGCCCTGCGCGAAAAAGAAATGAACATTGTTGCCGAGGCTACATATAGACGCGGAGCCTCCTTCAGCGATTCCATGCAGGAACAGGTGGAAATCATCAAAAAAGGTAAGCCGGATGCAATAATTTCAGTAGGAGCATACGAAGCCTGTGCGGCATTCATCCGGGATGCAAGGGATGCTGGAATAAATACCCCCATCTGCAACCTCTCCTTTGTGGGCAGCGAAAACATGCTGGACCTACTGGACGATTTAACCCGCTCAACCGGGAAAGACTACACAGCCGATCTGATTAATTCCCAGACAGTGCCCAGCTACGAAGACACCAGCCTTCCGGCTGTACGTGAATACCGCGAAGCCATGGCTAAAAACCCACCCCCCCCGGAAGGGTTCGGCAAAGGCTACACTCCCCAGCAATTCAGTTTTACCAGCTTTGAAGGTTTTCTTAACGCCAAGGTGATGGTCAAAATTCTGGAACGGGTTTCCTTGCCTCAATATCAGGACAACATCTACGCTGCCACCCTGTCCATCCGCAATCTGGACATTGGCATAGGTACGGACGTCAACTTCGGACGCGGTAAGCATCAAGGACTCGACGAAGTATACTACACAACGGCTTCCAACGGAAAATTTGTGCCGCTTAAGGATTGGAAGAGGTGGAGCAAATGA
- a CDS encoding response regulator, translated as MKMRMSKIFQKTLLLNFILFGVISTSMSLVSALTLHNHMVDEYVSKGKAIASSIASSSVEILLNRDASTIQSMIDQFKDSDGAAYVYVQDSNGDIVSHTFVPEVPEILGGTSIHPKTVSIRELKVPGIGEVIDITKPILAGMAGYVHVGMDKGIINKYVWAAIAKLQVVMFFIFWGSVFILYMMVKRISEPLNQLTEYAKKLSDHDFSAEIEITSKDEIGMLAGTMKNMAGELTTLISGLERAVGNATSELQDTLTYMEVIMDNLADGLLVVDISGKISVTNPALGDLFGFTENEVRGKDIKAFFPDEMTALFELVKGCEHEVYSAEIELSGRRSGKAVATPIHKMGEGDNINVCLGAVILIRDITYEKEVDNLKTDFISTVSHELRTPMTSILGFAKIIKKKLEKSVFPICKAPDKKTQRAINQVQDNIGIIVSEGQRLTELINDVLDIAKMESGKVDWKKVPIEISEVIETSVQTTTPLWKTQDLEMVLDIDENIPTMFGDRDRVMQVLVNLISNAVKFTDSGYITCTARSHNDEIMVSVSDTGSGISPEDQKKIFERFKQAGDTLTGKPKGTGLGLPICKQIVDHHNGRIWVDSKRGEGSSFHFTLAIGTPEESTPSPIPVPKGVPREAHPGSANSPLIMVADDDPALNEFLSQVLEEEGYRIITVTNGQEAVETAKTRLPQLITMDLKMPVMDGAKAITALRQDPSTRHIPVIVISALAEGQQAGGDAALIKPIDEKRLVETIHGLLQEDLMMTDPCMVLGKEEEQPTENLLVICPGKINYCPPAEIWTRVSSGFKGTIFITAELSANLDLRRLSQIPEVQIVILPEN; from the coding sequence ATGAAAATGAGAATGTCCAAAATATTCCAGAAGACCCTGCTCTTGAACTTCATTCTTTTCGGGGTCATTTCCACTTCCATGTCACTTGTATCAGCCCTCACCCTTCACAACCACATGGTTGATGAATATGTGAGTAAAGGCAAAGCCATTGCCAGCAGTATCGCCAGTTCCAGCGTGGAAATTCTGCTTAACAGGGACGCCTCGACCATCCAGTCTATGATTGATCAGTTCAAGGACAGTGACGGTGCCGCCTATGTCTACGTACAGGATTCAAACGGCGACATTGTCTCTCATACATTTGTACCGGAAGTCCCGGAAATTCTGGGAGGAACAAGCATCCACCCTAAAACCGTATCCATCCGTGAATTGAAAGTTCCCGGTATTGGGGAAGTTATCGACATAACCAAGCCCATCCTCGCCGGAATGGCTGGATATGTTCATGTGGGCATGGATAAGGGAATCATCAATAAATATGTCTGGGCCGCCATTGCAAAGTTACAGGTGGTCATGTTCTTCATCTTCTGGGGCAGTGTTTTCATACTCTATATGATGGTCAAGCGCATTTCAGAGCCTCTCAACCAGTTGACCGAATACGCAAAAAAACTTTCCGACCATGATTTCTCGGCAGAAATCGAAATTACATCCAAAGATGAAATAGGGATGCTCGCAGGGACCATGAAAAACATGGCCGGAGAACTGACCACCCTGATATCGGGGCTGGAACGGGCAGTGGGCAATGCTACCAGTGAGTTACAGGACACCCTCACTTACATGGAAGTAATTATGGATAACCTTGCAGACGGGTTGCTGGTTGTGGATATCAGCGGAAAAATTTCCGTCACCAACCCGGCCCTTGGAGACCTCTTCGGCTTTACTGAAAATGAAGTCAGGGGAAAGGATATTAAAGCATTTTTCCCTGATGAGATGACCGCGCTTTTTGAATTGGTCAAGGGATGCGAACATGAAGTCTATTCCGCAGAAATAGAACTTTCCGGACGCAGATCCGGTAAGGCAGTAGCCACCCCGATCCACAAAATGGGAGAAGGAGACAACATTAACGTCTGCCTTGGGGCAGTAATTTTGATACGCGACATCACGTATGAAAAGGAAGTGGATAATCTTAAGACCGACTTCATTTCTACTGTATCCCATGAACTGCGCACACCCATGACATCGATCCTTGGCTTTGCCAAGATCATCAAGAAAAAACTGGAAAAATCGGTTTTCCCCATCTGTAAAGCCCCGGACAAAAAAACTCAGCGGGCTATTAATCAGGTACAGGACAATATTGGTATCATTGTTTCCGAAGGCCAGCGGCTGACCGAGCTGATCAACGATGTTCTGGATATTGCCAAAATGGAATCCGGTAAGGTCGACTGGAAGAAAGTTCCCATCGAGATTTCCGAAGTTATTGAAACCTCAGTCCAGACCACCACGCCTTTATGGAAAACCCAAGATCTGGAAATGGTTCTTGATATAGATGAAAACATTCCCACCATGTTCGGAGACCGGGACAGAGTCATGCAGGTGCTGGTTAACCTCATTTCCAACGCCGTTAAATTCACAGACTCCGGTTACATCACCTGTACAGCGCGATCTCATAATGATGAAATAATGGTCAGCGTCAGCGATACGGGTAGCGGTATCTCACCCGAAGATCAGAAAAAAATATTTGAACGATTCAAGCAAGCCGGAGACACCCTGACCGGAAAACCCAAGGGAACCGGACTTGGGCTACCCATCTGCAAACAGATTGTTGACCACCATAATGGACGCATCTGGGTGGATAGTAAACGGGGAGAAGGAAGCTCATTTCATTTCACTTTGGCTATTGGTACGCCTGAAGAGAGCACTCCGTCTCCCATTCCAGTACCTAAAGGTGTACCCAGAGAAGCTCACCCCGGAAGTGCTAACAGTCCGCTGATAATGGTTGCCGACGATGACCCGGCACTTAACGAATTCCTTTCTCAGGTACTTGAAGAGGAAGGCTACAGGATCATAACGGTTACCAACGGGCAGGAAGCAGTGGAAACCGCCAAGACCCGCTTGCCGCAATTAATCACCATGGACCTTAAAATGCCGGTCATGGACGGAGCGAAAGCCATTACGGCCCTGCGGCAGGACCCGTCCACACGACATATTCCGGTAATTGTCATCAGTGCGCTTGCCGAAGGCCAACAGGCAGGGGGAGACGCGGCGCTTATAAAACCTATTGATGAAAAGAGACTGGTGGAAACCATTCACGGCTTGTTGCAAGAAGACCTGATGATGACCGATCCATGCATGGTTCTGGGCAAGGAAGAAGAGCAGCCCACGGAAAACCTGTTGGTAATCTGCCCGGGCAAAATCAATTACTGCCCGCCCGCGGAAATATGGACTAGGGTCTCATCAGGATTTAAAGGAACAATATTCATCACTGCGGAGTTGAGTGCTAATCTTGATCTCAGACGATTATCACAAATCCCCGAAGTACAGATTGTTATTTTACCAGAAAACTGA
- a CDS encoding molybdenum cofactor carrier, with the protein MTFVSGGQTGVDRGALDAAIDRGLPHRGWCPKGRKAEDGPIPPKYNMQEMNDWQYWKRTERNVLDSDGTLIFPGNCESKGTALTIRLARKHGKPVAVIPLDDQDALQTIRAWIAAHKIKVMNVAGPRESGAPGIRKKALTLLKKI; encoded by the coding sequence ATGACGTTTGTGTCAGGAGGTCAGACCGGAGTTGACCGAGGTGCACTCGATGCTGCAATAGACCGCGGTTTGCCACATCGGGGCTGGTGCCCTAAAGGGCGCAAGGCTGAAGATGGCCCCATCCCCCCTAAATACAATATGCAGGAAATGAATGATTGGCAGTACTGGAAAAGGACAGAGAGAAATGTTCTTGATTCGGACGGCACCTTAATTTTTCCGGGCAACTGCGAATCCAAAGGAACTGCACTTACCATCAGGTTGGCCCGCAAGCATGGAAAACCCGTGGCAGTGATCCCTCTGGACGATCAGGATGCGCTGCAAACTATCAGGGCATGGATAGCTGCACACAAGATAAAAGTGATGAATGTAGCCGGACCACGGGAAAGCGGAGCTCCAGGAATCAGAAAGAAAGCCCTGACATTACTTAAAAAAATATAA
- a CDS encoding ArsR family transcriptional regulator, translating to MTNNSDCCTGHNPTLGAVELVEAKSCTSETLDELAATFKILGEPVRIKILHALSITNLCVCDLSELLGMTHSAISHQLRLLRTARMVRFEKKGRRAIYSLNDKHVEIIMQTALAHMQGDGCDIPQGDKK from the coding sequence ATGACAAATAATTCAGATTGCTGCACCGGGCACAATCCCACACTGGGAGCGGTAGAACTAGTCGAAGCGAAGAGTTGTACCTCGGAAACACTGGATGAACTGGCTGCAACCTTCAAAATCCTCGGAGAGCCAGTCAGGATTAAAATCCTGCACGCCCTCTCCATAACAAATCTTTGCGTCTGCGATCTTTCAGAGCTTTTGGGAATGACTCATTCAGCAATTTCCCATCAGCTTAGACTATTACGAACTGCTCGCATGGTCCGGTTTGAAAAAAAAGGACGAAGAGCCATCTACAGCCTTAACGACAAACACGTGGAAATAATTATGCAGACCGCTCTGGCCCACATGCAGGGAGACGGTTGTGATATTCCGCAAGGAGATAAGAAATGA
- a CDS encoding permease yields MIDTILTIGHESWEVLLQSAPFMLLGFFIAGLLKAFVGPEFISKNLGSGKTSDVLKASILGVPIPLCSCGVIPAAAQLRQQGASKGATTSFLISTPETGVDSIAVTYALLDPVMAIFRPFAAFFTAVVAGIMVDRNEKKNGNNKEAPKLIPDAVLLPKMEDTQESSGCGCGSHDNNAHDHDHGSCADSGSGCGCGHSHNDDRPDSFSGKLSFGMKYSFGNLLQDIGLWFIGGVILAGVFGALIPDGFIEKNLGDGFLPLLIMLAAAIPLYVCATASTPIAAALALKGLSPGAALVFLLAGPATNAASFTVVAKLLGKRSAFIYLGSIIGCSLVLGMFANWLYYSLGLSITDWVQSGQEDTHGLFYTICALILLALIAVPKVTALVKGESLHGHSH; encoded by the coding sequence ATGATCGACACTATTCTGACCATCGGGCACGAATCATGGGAGGTTTTGCTCCAATCTGCGCCCTTCATGCTCTTGGGCTTCTTTATTGCCGGACTACTCAAAGCTTTTGTAGGTCCGGAATTCATTTCCAAAAACCTCGGTTCCGGCAAGACATCTGATGTACTCAAAGCCTCCATCCTCGGGGTCCCCATCCCCCTGTGCAGCTGCGGAGTAATTCCTGCCGCAGCTCAACTCCGTCAGCAGGGAGCAAGCAAAGGTGCTACAACCTCCTTCCTTATTTCAACCCCTGAAACCGGGGTGGATTCCATCGCAGTCACCTATGCCCTGCTCGACCCGGTAATGGCTATTTTCAGGCCCTTTGCTGCTTTTTTTACCGCTGTTGTAGCGGGCATCATGGTAGACAGAAATGAAAAGAAAAACGGTAACAACAAAGAAGCTCCTAAACTGATCCCGGATGCAGTACTACTCCCCAAAATGGAAGATACTCAGGAATCTTCAGGCTGCGGATGCGGTTCCCATGACAATAATGCGCATGATCACGACCATGGAAGCTGCGCTGATTCCGGTTCCGGTTGCGGTTGCGGACACAGTCATAACGATGATCGCCCGGATTCATTCTCCGGCAAGCTGTCATTCGGCATGAAGTATTCCTTCGGCAACCTGTTGCAGGATATCGGACTATGGTTCATCGGCGGGGTCATACTGGCTGGAGTATTCGGTGCGCTCATCCCGGACGGGTTTATTGAAAAAAACCTCGGTGATGGATTCCTCCCCCTGCTGATTATGCTGGCGGCAGCGATTCCTCTCTACGTATGCGCCACCGCGTCTACACCCATTGCAGCGGCATTGGCCTTGAAGGGCCTTTCTCCCGGTGCGGCACTGGTCTTTCTGCTGGCAGGTCCGGCCACAAATGCAGCCTCTTTCACTGTAGTAGCCAAGCTGCTTGGCAAGCGATCAGCTTTCATCTACCTCGGCTCCATCATCGGCTGCTCACTTGTACTGGGAATGTTTGCCAACTGGCTCTATTATTCACTTGGACTGAGCATTACTGACTGGGTCCAATCCGGTCAGGAAGATACACATGGTTTATTCTATACCATCTGCGCACTCATTCTGCTTGCCTTAATCGCCGTTCCCAAGGTAACAGCATTAGTGAAAGGTGAATCATTGCACGGGCATTCACACTAA
- a CDS encoding BFD-like (2Fe-2S) protein — protein MSQLICHCFGYTSEDIASDVLKNGKSTIFERIMKEKQNGRCHCAIQNPKGR, from the coding sequence ATGTCGCAGCTTATTTGCCATTGCTTTGGGTATACGTCAGAGGACATTGCAAGTGATGTGCTTAAAAATGGAAAATCGACAATTTTTGAGCGCATCATGAAAGAGAAGCAAAATGGAAGATGCCATTGCGCTATCCAAAACCCCAAAGGTCGTTGA
- the trpS gene encoding tryptophan--tRNA ligase, translating into MSKTNNRIVSGMRPTGRLHLGHYFGVLVNWVKIQEDNECYFFVADWHAMTSEYSDPRKIQGFVPELVKDWIAAGLDPEKCVIFHQSQVKEHIELHLILSMLTPLGWLERNPTYKEIKQELAQKELNTYGFLGYPVLMASDILMYKPSQVPVGQDQLPHLELAREIARRFNHLNGEYFPEPNALLTEDAKLPGLDGRKMSKSYNNGIYLGEPMEEVKPKVMSMLTDKNRLRKSDPGDPEVCNLYPYHKLLTDAETCAEIEEGCRNATRGCVECKKLLAENMAKFLEPMQERRRHLDENPQLVWDILHEGTAKAQAKAKENMEEIRELIGFNF; encoded by the coding sequence ATGAGTAAGACAAACAATCGCATAGTTTCAGGCATGAGACCCACCGGTAGGTTGCATCTGGGACACTATTTTGGTGTTCTGGTCAACTGGGTCAAGATTCAGGAAGACAATGAATGTTATTTCTTTGTTGCCGACTGGCACGCAATGACCAGTGAGTATTCCGATCCCCGCAAGATTCAGGGCTTTGTTCCTGAATTGGTCAAGGATTGGATTGCTGCGGGACTTGATCCTGAAAAGTGTGTGATTTTCCACCAGTCCCAGGTTAAGGAGCATATTGAACTGCACCTGATCCTATCCATGCTGACCCCGCTGGGCTGGCTGGAAAGGAACCCCACTTACAAGGAAATCAAGCAGGAACTCGCTCAGAAGGAACTGAACACCTACGGTTTTCTTGGTTATCCTGTACTTATGGCTTCTGATATTCTTATGTATAAGCCCTCGCAGGTTCCTGTTGGACAGGATCAGCTTCCTCATCTGGAGTTGGCTCGTGAGATCGCCCGCCGTTTCAACCATCTGAACGGTGAATATTTCCCCGAGCCAAACGCTCTGCTCACTGAAGACGCAAAGCTTCCCGGTCTGGATGGTCGTAAGATGTCCAAGAGCTATAACAACGGCATTTATCTCGGCGAACCTATGGAAGAGGTCAAGCCCAAGGTTATGTCCATGCTCACCGACAAGAACAGGCTTCGCAAGTCCGATCCGGGCGATCCTGAAGTCTGTAACCTCTATCCCTACCACAAGCTGCTTACCGATGCTGAGACCTGTGCTGAGATCGAGGAAGGCTGTCGCAACGCAACCCGCGGTTGTGTAGAGTGTAAGAAGTTGCTGGCCGAAAATATGGCTAAATTTCTTGAACCCATGCAGGAACGCCGTCGTCATCTGGATGAAAATCCGCAGCTTGTCTGGGATATTCTCCACGAAGGCACAGCCAAGGCACAAGCCAAGGCCAAAGAAAACATGGAAGAAATTCGCGAGCTGATCGGCTTTAATTTCTAA
- a CDS encoding site-2 protease family protein: MFDIANTIKEISILALPFLLAITCHEASHGFAAYLLGDPTAKQAGRLTLNPIKHLDPMGTLALVLTRMIGWAKPVPVNPMYFKNPQRDMMIVALAGPAANMVLAVMFSIVVKVILSLDVNGLSPLMLKILEPSVMIANAGVIINLALCFFNLLPIPPLDGSKILAGFLPREAAFKFMSFRYGFVIVIVLAMLGLLGRIISPAMSFFYNFLVH; encoded by the coding sequence ATGTTCGATATCGCCAATACAATCAAAGAAATAAGCATCCTTGCTTTACCATTTCTTCTGGCAATTACCTGCCATGAAGCCTCTCACGGTTTTGCCGCGTACCTTTTAGGTGATCCTACGGCTAAGCAGGCCGGACGCCTTACCTTGAATCCAATCAAGCATCTTGATCCGATGGGAACCCTTGCCCTTGTGCTGACTCGCATGATCGGCTGGGCCAAGCCTGTTCCGGTCAATCCCATGTATTTTAAAAATCCGCAGCGGGATATGATGATTGTTGCTTTGGCCGGTCCGGCGGCAAACATGGTACTTGCGGTAATGTTCTCAATTGTCGTAAAGGTGATTCTTTCACTTGATGTGAATGGTCTGTCACCACTGATGCTCAAGATTCTTGAGCCTTCGGTGATGATTGCCAATGCGGGTGTTATTATCAATCTGGCTTTGTGCTTTTTCAATCTGCTGCCCATCCCTCCGCTGGACGGGAGTAAGATTCTGGCCGGATTTCTGCCCCGTGAGGCCGCATTCAAGTTTATGTCGTTCCGGTACGGATTCGTAATTGTAATCGTGCTGGCAATGCTCGGACTGCTCGGCAGGATAATCAGTCCGGCCATGAGTTTTTTCTATAATTTTCTGGTTCATTAG
- a CDS encoding response regulator — MAQKTILVVDDEKHIRMLYREELEAGGYTVATSDGTEDILSVIGRESPDLVILDIKLGINRSGLDLLQEIRQKDQELPVILSTAYDSFKHDMKSIAADHYVVKSVDLSELKEKVEQALG; from the coding sequence ATGGCTCAGAAAACAATTTTAGTCGTTGACGACGAAAAACATATACGGATGCTCTACAGGGAAGAGCTTGAGGCCGGAGGTTACACTGTGGCTACTTCTGACGGTACCGAAGATATACTTTCGGTTATCGGCCGGGAGAGTCCCGATCTCGTAATTCTGGACATCAAGCTTGGTATCAACCGTTCTGGTTTGGATCTCTTGCAGGAGATCAGGCAGAAGGATCAGGAACTTCCGGTGATCCTCAGCACTGCCTATGACAGCTTCAAGCATGACATGAAATCCATAGCGGCAGATCATTATGTGGTGAAATCCGTTGATTTGAGCGAGTTGAAGGAAAAGGTGGAGCAGGCTTTAGGCTGA
- a CDS encoding adenine nucleotide alpha hydrolase family protein, with protein MKCKVCKEKAFVALPSHNAAFCKEHFNAFFMKQVAQGIRRRKLLEPDDKVLVALSGGKDSLGLMYALAELGYNVTGLHIDLGIFESSIKARSVVEDFCKDKGYPLRIVELEQEGVPIPLIKKHIRRPICAICGKFKRHYFNKVAIEEGYTALATGHNLDDEVARLFANTLRWDQGYLSDQGPVLPAENGFAKKVKPLFRVTEYESAIFSFLADIPYHHLPCPYSSGASFTGHKLLWRDMELRSPGTKRAFYKGFLDRGRPAFSALEKEEKDYVIAPCTECGYPTSAGKCSICRLRRQLQESIEQESMETEKA; from the coding sequence ATGAAATGCAAGGTATGCAAAGAAAAGGCATTTGTTGCACTGCCCAGTCACAACGCCGCGTTCTGCAAAGAGCATTTTAATGCTTTTTTCATGAAGCAGGTTGCTCAGGGTATCAGAAGACGCAAGCTCCTTGAACCTGATGACAAGGTGCTGGTCGCCCTTTCCGGGGGCAAAGATTCCCTCGGACTCATGTACGCTCTGGCCGAACTTGGTTACAATGTGACCGGGCTGCACATTGATCTGGGAATTTTCGAATCATCCATCAAAGCCCGCTCCGTGGTGGAAGATTTCTGTAAAGATAAGGGCTACCCGCTGCGTATTGTGGAACTTGAACAAGAAGGCGTACCCATCCCGCTGATCAAGAAGCACATCCGCCGCCCTATCTGCGCCATCTGCGGTAAATTTAAACGCCATTATTTCAACAAGGTTGCCATTGAAGAAGGCTACACCGCTCTTGCCACCGGACATAACCTTGATGACGAAGTTGCGCGCCTCTTCGCTAACACTCTGCGCTGGGATCAGGGATATCTTTCTGATCAGGGTCCGGTGCTGCCTGCGGAGAACGGCTTTGCCAAGAAGGTAAAACCTCTTTTCCGGGTCACTGAATATGAAAGTGCCATATTTTCATTTTTGGCAGACATTCCCTATCATCACCTGCCCTGCCCCTACAGCTCCGGAGCCAGTTTCACCGGACACAAGCTGCTCTGGCGGGATATGGAACTACGCAGTCCCGGCACCAAACGAGCTTTTTACAAAGGATTCCTTGATCGCGGTCGTCCCGCATTCTCCGCCTTGGAAAAAGAAGAAAAGGATTACGTGATCGCACCCTGCACCGAATGCGGTTACCCCACATCTGCCGGAAAATGCAGCATTTGCAGACTTAGACGCCAGTTGCAGGAATCCATTGAGCAAGAATCCATGGAAACAGAAAAGGCATGA
- a CDS encoding glycosyltransferase: MSNPKVSVTMPCYNCESTVGAAIESILGQSYEDLELVAVDDGSADNTAEILKKYASRDSRLKPLFLEHQGVVGAANAAIEAACGSYIARMDADDLALPQRIGKQAGLLDRDPETGLTACRVGFGGDREKNGGYAHYVDWINTLVGADEISLNRFVEFPFANPSIMMRKELIQKHGPFRDGDFPEDYELVLRWLEAGVKMRKVDEELLIWNDPPDRLSRNHPKYTIEAFYRIKSSYLFNWLQNYLGPNPKVGIIGSGRTSRKRYKMLESLGVETAFYVDVDPRKVGMLIHGKKVLHRDEVPPARDTFLLSYVASWGARDEVAQFLDTRGYMMGRDYLLVS; the protein is encoded by the coding sequence ATGAGCAACCCCAAGGTTTCGGTAACCATGCCCTGCTACAATTGCGAGTCCACTGTGGGCGCGGCAATTGAAAGCATTCTCGGCCAGAGTTACGAGGATCTTGAACTTGTTGCCGTAGACGACGGTTCAGCAGACAACACCGCCGAAATACTTAAAAAGTACGCATCCCGTGATTCACGATTGAAACCGCTATTCCTTGAGCATCAAGGTGTGGTAGGCGCAGCCAATGCAGCCATAGAGGCTGCTTGCGGAAGCTATATAGCACGTATGGATGCTGATGACTTGGCCCTGCCGCAGCGCATTGGAAAGCAGGCCGGACTGCTGGACCGCGACCCTGAAACCGGACTGACTGCCTGTCGGGTAGGTTTCGGCGGGGACCGCGAAAAGAACGGCGGTTACGCCCATTACGTGGACTGGATTAACACCCTCGTCGGTGCAGATGAAATTTCCCTGAACCGCTTTGTGGAATTTCCTTTTGCCAATCCGTCCATCATGATGCGTAAAGAACTCATTCAGAAACACGGCCCTTTCAGGGATGGAGATTTTCCCGAAGATTACGAACTAGTCCTGCGCTGGCTGGAAGCCGGGGTAAAGATGCGTAAGGTGGATGAAGAGCTGCTCATCTGGAATGATCCGCCGGACCGGTTATCACGCAATCATCCTAAGTATACAATTGAAGCCTTCTATCGCATTAAAAGTAGTTATCTATTCAACTGGCTGCAAAACTATCTCGGGCCCAATCCCAAGGTTGGCATAATCGGCTCCGGACGCACCTCCCGCAAACGATATAAAATGCTTGAGAGCCTCGGCGTGGAAACGGCCTTCTACGTGGATGTGGACCCGCGCAAGGTAGGCATGCTCATCCACGGCAAAAAAGTCCTGCACCGTGATGAAGTCCCTCCGGCGAGAGATACTTTTTTGCTTTCCTACGTAGCCAGTTGGGGCGCACGAGATGAGGTTGCCCAATTTCTGGATACACGCGGTTATATGATGGGGCGGGATTACTTGCTGGTTTCGTAA